Proteins from a genomic interval of Watersipora subatra chromosome 10, tzWatSuba1.1, whole genome shotgun sequence:
- the LOC137407283 gene encoding uncharacterized protein, protein MVQVVDSGEAVRVGCFDGIVVGLKVVVVGFIVVVGFVALVDGFVVVVVDVVVVVASFVVVVVDADVVVVGFIGVGAGFVVVVVGFDVVVVVGFVVVVVEVVVGLVMILVEFVVVVVDSVVVIVGFVVVVDADVVVDGFIVVVVDADVVVVDVVVVVVDVAVVVAGFVVVVVDADVVVVGFIVFVVGFVVVVAGFVVMVILGFVVVVVEVVVGLVMIVVGFVVAVVGSVVVVVGSVVDVSFIEVVVCSVVGVVNFVMVVVGSAVEVVISFIAVVDGSLAALLVATIVIVFCFGVVSFLITVASSFLVVD, encoded by the exons ATGGTTCAAG TTGTTGACTCAGGTGAAGCAGTCAGAGTTGGTTGTTTTGATGGGATAGTTGTTGGTCTCAAAGTAGTTGTTGTTGGTTTTATTGTGGTGGTTGGTTTTGTTGCGTTGGTTGATGGTTTTGTTGTGGTGGTTGTCGATGTTGTTGTGGTAGTTGCCAGTTTTGTTGTAGTTGTTGTTGATGCTGATGTGGTGGTAGTTGGTTTTATCGGGGTTGGTGCTGGTTTTGTTGTGGTGGTTGTCGGTTTTGATGTAGTGGTGGTCGTCGGTTTTGTTGTGGTTGTTGTAGAGGTGGTTGTCGGTTTAGTTATGATTCTTGTTGAATTTGTTGTGGTTGTCGTTGATTCTGTTGTGGTGATTGTCGGTTTTGTTGTGGTTGTTGATGCTGATGTGGTGGTTGATGGTTTTATTGTGGTTGTTGTTGATGCTGATGTGGTGGTTGTTGATGTTGTTGTAGTAGTTGTTGATGTTGCTGTGGTAGTTGCCGGTTTTGTTGTGGTTGTTGTTGATGCTGATGTGGTGGTTGTTGGTTTTATTGTGTTTGTTGTTGGTTTCGTTGTGGTGGTTGCCGGTTTTGTTGTAATGGTGATCCTCGGTTTTGTTGTGGTTGTTGTAGAGGTGGTTGTCGGCTTAGTTATGATTGTTGTTGGTTTTGTTGTGGCTGTTGTTGGTTCTGTTGTAGTGGTTGTCGGTTCTGTTGTAGATGTTAGTTTTATTGAGGTTGTTGTATGTTCTGTCGTAGGGGTGGTAAATTTTGTTATGGTTGTTGTTGGTTCGGCTGTAGAGGTGGTTATCAGCTTTATTGCAGTGGTTGATGGTTCTTTAGCAGCATTACTAGTTGCGACCATTGTGATAGTTTTCTGTTTTGGAGTTGTCAGTTTTTTAATAACAGTTGCTAGTTCTTTTTTAGTTGTTGATTGA